The Coffea arabica cultivar ET-39 chromosome 4e, Coffea Arabica ET-39 HiFi, whole genome shotgun sequence genome includes a window with the following:
- the LOC113742544 gene encoding uncharacterized protein: MGCLVSTPKDTGGNRRRPGNIGEVSVFIPGLRIPKAVDFSQALGDYLSKSLVERLSALRTRIVVMAGQEAPTITRTRRRTATQHGGSTLADLLQALEDYLPVLLGLVKDGSPLQHKVQFVWINQEDDDEETAMHSTWYEVLSVLHLMAMLSLSQANLLLLPRISADGYQPKVSEESRRCCIDVFLKAAGYLDCAVRQVLPQFPSELRRKLPVDLAEGVLRALCLQALGQGVDIQLGLAIDSTKATLAVKRRLACEMVKYWQQAQDNLMNLPLSNGWGEKHRLFTKWKYIEAKAAAYYYHGLILDEGNTEKSHGMAVAALQAADEYLKESKKACEAFNLAIPLSRNPPLWGTMKFLSEKIPKDTSSKVRINRDLYSHEKIMETAPTLPDFALALKPEEYGLPIVDPSWNEENTNNG; encoded by the exons ATGGGATGCCTGGTATCAACACCGAAGGATACTGGTGGAAACCGGAGGCGGCCTGGAAATATTGGAGAAGTTTCTGTGTTTATTCCTGGATTGCGGATACCAAAGGCTGTGGATTTCTCTCAAGCACTTGGTGACTACTTGTCCAAAAGCTTAGTGGAGCGCCTTTCTGCCCTTAGAACTAGAATAGTTGTCATGGCTGGCCAAGAAGCTCCTACAATTACAAGAACAAGAAGGAGAACTGCCACTCAGCATG GAGGTTCTACACTGGCTGATCTTCTGCAGGCTCTTGAAGATTATTTGCCAGTGCTTTTGGGATTAGTCAAAGATG GAAGTCCATTACAGCACAAAGTGCAGTTTGTTTGGATCAATCAGGAGGATGACGATGAG GAAACAGCAATGCATAGCACTTGGTATGAAGTATTGTCAGTTTTGCACTTGATGGCAATGCTGTCACTATCTCAAGCCAATTTGCTGCTTCTGCCGAGGATTTCAGCTGATGGTTATCAGCCAAAGGTATCAGAAG AGAGCAGACGATGTTGTATTGATGTCTTCCTAAAAGCAGCCGGATATCTTGATTGTGCTGTTCGACAAGTTCTCCCACAGTTTCCCAGTGAATTGAG GAGAAAATTACCAGTAGACCTTGCAGAAGGAGTTTTACGAGCACTTTGCCTTCAAGCATTAGGACAG GGGGTTGATATCCAACTTGGACTTGCAATTGATAGCACTAAGGCCACCCTAGCAGTAAAGCGAAGGCTTGCATGTGAGATGGTGAAATATTGGCAGCAG GCTCAAGATAATTTAATGAATCTTCCATTATCAAATGGCTGGGGAGAAAAGCATAGACTTTTCACTAAATGGAAGTATATTGAGGCGAAG GCTGCAGCTTACTATTACCATGGTCTGATTCTTGATGAGGGTAACACAGAAAAATCTCATGGAATGGCAGTGGCTGCTCTGCAAGCAGCGGACGAGTATCTGAAAGAAAGTAAAAAGGCATGTGAAGCTTTTAACCTTGCAATACCTCTATCTAG AAATCCACCTCTTTGGGGAACCATGAAATTCCTCTCTGAGAAAATTCCAAAGGATACTTCTAGCAAGGTGCGAATCAACAGGGATCTGTATTCCCATGAGAA AATCATGGAGACAGCGCCAACGCTACCTGATTTTGCTTTGGCCCTCAAACCTGAAGAGTATGGGCTACCAATTGTGGATCCTTCATGGAACGAAGAGAATACAAATAACGGGTAA